In Salinibacterium sp. ZJ70, one DNA window encodes the following:
- the pglZ gene encoding BREX-1 system phosphatase PglZ type A, translating into MPRSRISPDWRRRVTDLTSVQDALRTRLASQRVVFWHDSAGGYSAELDALDLGPVKVIRVDGNEFGVKNTILADHVSKHVVYRSGDIPRGTANWLLDLELAFGVFTADKTSMLQRELGLNDPALLPVIEQHQKFFAANSRKQALEKLLDDRDDAVRLRAKMCQVLVKASGNKLTDIIRELLVENAAGKSSKFNELVTFDLDQFFWDGLENIYKYRSVSPTIDDFVLWMFSRAVEDFASTTPDEFRNIRNDFSALRYDVRSQDTMTTLASRAAEALDVKSKIEHRDYRELARITLFEEIDRKVVMDLAEAVSAQSVTPREVTDIVRQRQESLWRAKYAKLYQAIQSASELLAAIAGLPHAIASVASGLEKYQSDWFRIDQHYRWFTYAHQTAEFQKPLEALKAEVDKQYANKYLYDFGGLWQQALEPMSEWKSAVLAPQAKFFDRHVAPVVRDGRTKVVVIISDGMRYEVAEELASMIRSEDRFDASLSAMLGSLPSFTQLGMAALLPQSRLELDPQGLPVLADGKPTNGTANRDKILQAVKGHAVTAAEVLAMPSSELRELYTKHQIFYVYHDRIDAAGDKAPTERTVFDAAEEALRELLLLVKKWTNANSTNILITADHGFLYQDLPLEQAYYLSEKPQGEAVTKTNRRYVLGRSLKPSPSFMTFTSAQAGLAGDVDIQIPKSIHRIPQPGAGTRYVHGGASLQEIVVPVITVNKKRKSDVRPVNVDLMPETDKITTGQLAVKLLQREGVTEKIQPRQVRLGLFVGETLISDQPILTFDSASDDQRERYQSAVLYLTEDADQFNNRPVELRLEDPIPNTSQWRVFSKGNYTLRRSFTTDFDF; encoded by the coding sequence GTGCCGCGCTCAAGAATATCCCCGGACTGGAGGCGGCGAGTGACTGATCTGACCTCAGTCCAAGATGCGCTCCGGACTCGACTCGCCTCCCAACGGGTAGTGTTCTGGCACGACTCCGCTGGAGGATACAGCGCGGAGCTGGATGCGCTAGATCTCGGGCCCGTGAAGGTCATCCGTGTCGACGGCAACGAGTTTGGCGTGAAGAACACGATCCTCGCCGATCACGTCAGCAAGCACGTTGTCTACCGCTCCGGCGACATCCCTCGCGGGACGGCGAACTGGCTGCTCGACCTCGAGCTTGCATTCGGAGTCTTCACGGCCGACAAGACTTCCATGCTCCAACGGGAGCTTGGCCTCAACGATCCGGCTCTGCTACCGGTGATCGAGCAGCACCAGAAGTTCTTCGCCGCGAACAGCCGCAAGCAGGCACTGGAAAAGCTGCTGGATGACAGAGACGACGCAGTCCGGCTTCGCGCCAAGATGTGCCAGGTGCTCGTGAAGGCATCGGGCAACAAGCTGACCGACATTATCCGGGAACTCTTGGTCGAGAACGCCGCCGGCAAGAGCTCCAAGTTCAACGAGCTCGTCACCTTCGATCTCGACCAGTTCTTCTGGGATGGGCTCGAGAACATCTACAAATACCGGAGTGTGTCTCCGACAATTGACGACTTCGTCTTGTGGATGTTCAGCCGCGCCGTCGAAGACTTCGCGTCGACCACTCCGGACGAGTTTCGCAACATCCGCAACGACTTCAGTGCCCTTCGCTACGACGTGCGCAGTCAGGACACGATGACGACGCTCGCCTCCCGTGCGGCTGAGGCGCTCGACGTGAAATCCAAGATCGAGCATCGGGACTACCGCGAGCTCGCCAGGATCACCCTCTTCGAGGAGATCGACCGCAAGGTCGTCATGGACCTTGCCGAGGCGGTCTCTGCGCAGTCAGTGACGCCGCGTGAGGTCACCGACATCGTGCGGCAGCGTCAGGAGAGCCTGTGGAGGGCGAAGTACGCGAAGCTCTACCAGGCCATCCAAAGCGCCTCAGAGCTGCTCGCGGCGATCGCGGGCCTGCCGCACGCCATTGCGTCGGTGGCTTCCGGATTGGAGAAGTACCAGTCCGATTGGTTCCGCATCGACCAGCACTACCGCTGGTTCACCTACGCCCACCAGACGGCGGAATTCCAGAAACCACTCGAAGCGCTTAAAGCTGAGGTCGATAAGCAATACGCCAACAAGTACCTGTACGACTTCGGAGGGCTCTGGCAGCAGGCTCTCGAGCCGATGAGCGAATGGAAGTCTGCGGTGCTCGCGCCGCAGGCGAAGTTCTTCGACCGTCACGTCGCGCCCGTGGTCAGGGACGGCCGTACCAAGGTGGTCGTGATCATCTCGGATGGTATGCGGTACGAGGTGGCCGAGGAACTCGCATCTATGATCCGCAGCGAGGACCGGTTCGATGCCTCGCTCTCGGCGATGCTCGGCTCGTTGCCGAGCTTTACCCAGCTCGGCATGGCGGCGCTGTTGCCCCAGTCGCGCCTAGAGCTCGACCCGCAGGGCCTGCCGGTGCTAGCAGACGGGAAGCCGACGAACGGCACCGCAAACCGCGACAAGATTTTGCAGGCTGTCAAGGGGCATGCCGTCACCGCCGCTGAGGTGCTGGCTATGCCCAGTAGCGAGCTTCGTGAGCTGTACACGAAGCACCAGATCTTCTACGTCTACCACGACCGAATCGACGCCGCAGGCGACAAGGCGCCGACGGAGCGGACCGTCTTCGACGCCGCCGAGGAGGCCCTCCGCGAGCTGCTGCTTCTGGTGAAGAAGTGGACGAACGCGAACTCGACGAACATCCTCATCACTGCTGACCACGGGTTCCTCTACCAGGACCTCCCCCTTGAGCAGGCGTACTACCTTTCGGAGAAGCCTCAGGGCGAGGCGGTCACCAAGACCAACCGCCGCTACGTTCTCGGCCGGTCGCTGAAGCCGTCCCCGTCCTTCATGACGTTCACCTCGGCTCAGGCCGGGCTCGCGGGAGACGTCGACATCCAGATTCCCAAGTCGATCCACCGCATTCCGCAACCTGGCGCCGGCACCCGATACGTGCACGGGGGCGCATCCCTCCAGGAGATTGTCGTCCCGGTGATCACGGTCAACAAGAAGCGCAAGAGCGACGTTCGCCCGGTGAACGTGGATCTCATGCCTGAGACGGACAAGATCACCACCGGTCAGCTCGCAGTCAAGCTGCTTCAGCGTGAGGGCGTCACCGAAAAGATTCAGCCGCGGCAGGTTCGCCTCGGCCTATTCGTCGGCGAGACGCTGATTTCCGACCAGCCCATCCTCACATTCGACAGCGCATCCGATGATCAGCGTGAGCGCTACCAGAGCGCTGTGCTGTACCTGACCGAGGACGCCGACCAGTTCAACAACCGGCCCGTCGAGCTGCGGCTCGAAGACCCGATCCCGAACACGTCGCAGTGGAGGGTGTTCTCGAAGGGGAACTACACCCTCAGGCGCTCGTTCACGACGGACTTCGATTTCTAG
- the pglX gene encoding BREX-1 system adenine-specific DNA-methyltransferase PglX has protein sequence MDTASLKSFATSARVELIREVGARITAVLAPGSPERVEQPGSVSALERAISTGGGGDKGRAHVADKVAYTWFNRIIALRFMDANGYTGTGIVSPATDQVGQPEVLAAAKRGQIDGDVVKGASVATITGLLNGTRQPRPGIDAQAEAYVLLLADYCRYWNRTMPFMFEREGDYTELLIPANLLAEGSVLNRSVEVLTEEVCRDVEVIGWLYQFYISERKDEVFAGFKKNKKAGADEIPAATQLFTPHWIVRYLVENSVGRLWMLNHPESRLVDQMDYYIAPVDEETEFLTVGKPEELKVMDPACGSGHMLTYAFDLLYAIYVEEGYAPSQIPEMILKNNLFGTEIDPRAGALAAFALTMKAAARRKLFLKHPVEPNICVLDPISFSADELGFLVTMDGDSQAEEAFWNQFAEADTFGSLIQPDSALAIRLAEHLATLDDDGDILRADALHRAQRAIRQAEFLLQQYSVLVANPPYMGRGNMADLLTNFVDSRYADSAWGLDACFISRAGSLVARGGISALVTMQSWMYLSSFENLRRRLLETRAIATLCHLGTGVFDSFGGEVVAVVATVFRHAAVPARGTYLRLLGEGDRKLAFHSAAHDPGDPRRFERSSDDFLALRGALLAYFAEASISDFLAGPPIRNFLEAGVGSQTGANGRFVRYWFEISRSALNLAGKEGMDRAKWTPSTKGGEFRRWYDPTLSVMDWRSNGGLIKQHSPGAVIRNASLYFRENLSWTKIGTRIPSFRYSDARVVHNDASCFVVSRGTPLDSISAYLNSRTVTSLVKELNPTLNLRPAALLDFPFVEVSSGAGKTCRELSKLDWDREEVSLDFARSALLADGRHERLVDSVAHVHAESAAMTEELARCENEIEREVTKAAGLPEPEEIPWNEHSLLANPSFRYGPGRSTGEYRSLATADLIRDFVSYSVGCLFGRFSLDAPGLILADRASTLQDYLAEIPNPTFMPDSDNVIPIVDGDWFEDDIVDRFRQFLRAAFGEQYFEENLQFVTKSLGVKSLRDYFVKSFFKDHVQRYKKRPIYWLFSSPNGSFNALIYMHRYTPSTVSTVLTYLREYVTKLESALQQAERVGNAKEADRLRKILVELNEYEHDTLFPKASENVVIDLDDGVKVNYPKFGAALKNIPGLEAASD, from the coding sequence ATGGACACCGCATCGCTCAAGTCTTTCGCCACGTCAGCGCGAGTCGAGCTCATTCGGGAGGTGGGCGCGCGCATCACCGCTGTGCTCGCACCAGGGTCACCCGAGCGCGTCGAACAGCCGGGATCCGTGAGCGCGCTGGAACGCGCGATCTCTACCGGGGGTGGCGGCGACAAGGGCCGGGCGCATGTGGCAGACAAGGTCGCCTACACCTGGTTCAACCGCATCATCGCCCTGCGGTTCATGGATGCCAACGGCTACACCGGCACTGGTATCGTCTCGCCCGCGACCGATCAGGTCGGCCAGCCTGAGGTGTTGGCCGCCGCCAAGCGCGGCCAGATCGACGGTGACGTGGTCAAGGGTGCAAGTGTTGCAACCATCACCGGGCTCCTCAACGGCACTCGGCAGCCCCGCCCCGGCATCGACGCCCAAGCCGAGGCATACGTCCTCCTCCTCGCGGACTACTGCCGCTATTGGAACCGGACCATGCCCTTCATGTTCGAGCGCGAGGGCGACTACACCGAGTTGCTTATCCCCGCCAACCTGCTCGCCGAGGGCTCCGTCCTGAACCGTTCCGTTGAGGTGCTCACCGAAGAGGTGTGTCGGGATGTCGAGGTCATCGGCTGGCTCTACCAGTTCTACATCTCCGAGCGAAAAGACGAAGTCTTCGCTGGTTTCAAGAAGAACAAGAAGGCCGGCGCCGACGAGATCCCTGCCGCCACCCAGCTCTTCACTCCGCACTGGATCGTCCGATACCTCGTGGAGAATTCCGTTGGCCGCCTGTGGATGCTCAACCATCCCGAGTCGCGCCTTGTCGACCAGATGGACTACTACATCGCCCCGGTTGACGAGGAAACCGAATTCCTCACAGTGGGCAAACCCGAGGAACTCAAGGTTATGGACCCCGCGTGCGGTTCGGGGCACATGCTCACCTACGCCTTCGACCTCCTCTACGCAATTTATGTAGAGGAGGGGTACGCGCCGTCGCAGATTCCGGAGATGATTCTCAAGAACAACCTCTTCGGCACCGAGATCGATCCGCGAGCGGGTGCCCTCGCGGCTTTCGCGCTGACGATGAAGGCCGCGGCCAGGCGCAAACTCTTCCTCAAGCACCCGGTCGAGCCGAATATCTGCGTGCTTGACCCGATCTCCTTTAGCGCCGACGAGCTGGGCTTCCTCGTGACGATGGACGGCGACAGCCAGGCGGAGGAGGCATTCTGGAATCAGTTCGCTGAGGCTGACACGTTCGGCTCCCTCATTCAGCCTGACTCTGCCCTGGCTATTCGGCTCGCCGAGCACCTCGCGACGCTCGACGATGACGGCGACATCCTCCGCGCTGACGCACTCCACCGGGCTCAGCGGGCGATCCGCCAGGCAGAGTTCCTTCTGCAGCAGTACTCGGTACTCGTTGCGAACCCGCCCTACATGGGTCGGGGAAACATGGCGGATCTGCTGACGAATTTCGTAGATTCCCGCTACGCCGACTCGGCCTGGGGTCTGGATGCCTGCTTCATCTCGCGAGCCGGCTCGCTGGTGGCTCGCGGGGGAATTAGCGCCCTCGTGACGATGCAGAGTTGGATGTACCTCTCATCATTCGAGAACCTTCGACGGCGCCTCCTTGAGACCAGGGCCATCGCGACGCTCTGCCACCTGGGTACCGGTGTGTTCGACTCCTTCGGCGGCGAGGTAGTCGCAGTTGTCGCGACGGTCTTCCGCCACGCGGCTGTACCTGCGCGCGGGACGTACCTGCGCCTTCTCGGCGAAGGAGACCGGAAACTTGCATTTCACTCCGCCGCACACGATCCGGGTGACCCGCGACGCTTCGAACGGTCTTCGGACGATTTCCTCGCCCTGCGCGGCGCGCTTCTCGCATACTTCGCGGAGGCCTCGATCTCGGACTTCTTGGCCGGTCCGCCCATTCGCAATTTCCTCGAAGCTGGCGTTGGTTCGCAGACAGGTGCCAATGGCCGGTTCGTCCGTTACTGGTTCGAAATTTCCCGAAGCGCGCTGAACCTTGCCGGGAAGGAGGGCATGGACCGCGCCAAGTGGACGCCGTCGACGAAGGGCGGCGAGTTTCGTAGGTGGTACGACCCTACTCTCAGTGTGATGGATTGGCGGAGCAACGGTGGACTGATTAAGCAGCACAGCCCGGGGGCAGTTATCCGTAACGCCTCCCTGTATTTCCGGGAGAACCTCTCGTGGACCAAGATCGGTACACGGATCCCTTCCTTCCGATACAGCGATGCACGAGTCGTTCACAACGATGCGAGTTGCTTTGTCGTTTCCCGCGGTACGCCCCTCGACAGCATTTCGGCCTATCTGAACTCTCGAACTGTGACGTCACTCGTGAAGGAGCTGAACCCGACGCTAAACCTGCGGCCAGCTGCGCTGCTTGATTTCCCGTTCGTAGAGGTGAGTTCGGGAGCGGGCAAGACCTGTCGAGAGTTGAGCAAGCTCGATTGGGATCGCGAAGAGGTGTCGCTGGACTTTGCGCGGTCCGCCCTTCTGGCGGATGGGCGGCATGAGCGACTGGTCGACTCAGTCGCTCACGTTCACGCCGAGAGCGCTGCGATGACCGAAGAGCTGGCCCGCTGTGAGAATGAGATCGAGAGGGAAGTCACGAAGGCCGCCGGATTGCCTGAACCAGAGGAGATCCCATGGAATGAGCACTCGTTGCTTGCTAACCCCAGCTTTCGTTACGGCCCGGGGCGGTCCACCGGTGAATACCGGTCGCTTGCTACTGCCGACTTGATTCGCGACTTCGTCTCGTACTCGGTCGGGTGCTTGTTCGGGCGCTTCAGTCTTGACGCCCCCGGTCTGATCCTCGCCGACCGGGCTTCAACCTTGCAGGACTATCTCGCGGAGATCCCCAACCCTACGTTCATGCCGGACAGCGACAACGTCATCCCGATCGTGGACGGTGACTGGTTCGAGGATGACATCGTCGATCGCTTTCGCCAGTTCCTTCGGGCCGCGTTCGGCGAGCAGTACTTCGAGGAAAACTTGCAGTTCGTCACCAAATCGCTCGGTGTGAAGAGCCTGCGCGACTACTTCGTGAAGTCCTTCTTCAAGGACCACGTCCAGCGATACAAGAAGCGCCCGATCTACTGGCTGTTCTCCAGTCCTAATGGCTCATTCAACGCCCTGATCTACATGCACCGTTACACGCCGTCGACGGTCTCGACGGTGCTGACCTACCTGCGTGAGTACGTGACCAAGCTGGAGTCCGCGCTCCAGCAGGCCGAGCGCGTTGGGAACGCGAAGGAAGCAGACCGACTCCGCAAGATTCTCGTCGAACTGAACGAGTACGAGCACGACACGCTATTCCCGAAGGCGTCTGAGAATGTCGTCATCGATCTCGATGACGGCGTGAAGGTGAACTACCCGAAATTCGGTGCCGCGCTCAAGAATATCCCCGGACTGGAGGCGGCGAGTGACTGA
- the brxC gene encoding BREX system P-loop protein BrxC, whose protein sequence is MKLNEIFLKDVTRSIEGVVKADDADHLAIEVEEYVFTNDAAKGVAPLLEEYTNYTNANGVWISGFFGSGKSHLLKMLAHLLGDVEGQSYPRGKVSESFLTKTDDAMLIASLKKAAAIPAKSLLFNIDQKATLIAKDQTDALLKVFVKVFDESRGYFGNDGAVARFEEDLDKRGQYESFKAAFAKYAGIDWSQGREQTALEGHNIDKAFAEVNGEANPGIIAQYQKSYAVSIEDFATSVKAWIDTQEPGFRLNFFVDEVGQFIADDVKLMLNLQTIAESLNTKCKGQSWVFVTSQEDMDKVIGDRTKQQGNDFSKIQARFSAKVKLTSQDVEEVISKRLLEKNDAGAAELMAIHAKEAANFKTIFDFVDGAKTYRNYVDGGRFISTYPFVTYQIPMFQAAIEGLSDHNMFEGKNSSVGERSMLGVVQEVAKRIGTEQVGYLATFDQMFAGISAALKSAAQSAILQAEKHLPDPGSEVTILANRLLKALFLVKYVDTFKATPRNLTVLVYDRFGLDLTGLGKQVQEALNLLEAQSYVQRNGNVYEYLTNEEQEIEKEIKAVDVDSSEVSSKLFKYLSTDILKTNKLKYAKNGQDFSFGYKLDDVPHGNQRELTIHFITPETSYSDSEIAAQSMGRDELRVFLGRDKRLLADLRLLLKTEKYTKQRTNSGATPSMQAVLQSKQVLNADREKELIERLRQAVGKAQLIINAAEIPSSSQDAATRVSDGFQELVSRTYTNLGLLGGKVYPEQQVAGAVQNETGLFDAAALSALNSPGAEMESWVISQTGLGEQVTIKKVTDHFETKPYGWDLGSIEVVLGWLVGNGKVALSVDSNMVARTEAASLIRNTGKHPYVVVAPKKAYDHAKVAAFKKFCTDFFDEGAVPSDPTELARFGKDKLTARRDELNALVSSSRYPFVSQLAGVVALLDKVVGKQADWYLTDFDTADELLEAKEDLIDPIKSFLNGQQATIFDEAQALLSANAGNLGYLPTGSAEMVRALLADASAFRGNKMNQLKAAADTLRGQINDIIAVKRSDVAAAIEGRRAEILGSTYYANATPAAQESVIQRIDGILARLSGETQAALILQAGVTFEQDDYPALLSRLVEAQQGGDDDAPPPKPMVSVKSISVPGVSGVLESEADVDSYLTKYRAALVATLNDGKRITL, encoded by the coding sequence ATGAAACTCAACGAGATCTTCCTCAAAGACGTCACTCGCTCGATCGAAGGCGTCGTCAAAGCTGACGACGCCGATCACTTGGCCATCGAGGTCGAGGAATACGTCTTCACCAATGACGCCGCGAAGGGCGTCGCGCCGCTGCTGGAGGAGTACACCAACTACACGAACGCCAACGGCGTATGGATCTCCGGATTCTTCGGCTCCGGCAAGTCCCACCTGCTCAAGATGCTCGCGCACCTGCTTGGCGACGTCGAAGGCCAGTCGTACCCCCGCGGAAAGGTGAGCGAAAGCTTCCTGACCAAGACCGATGACGCGATGCTCATCGCTTCACTTAAGAAGGCAGCGGCCATCCCCGCGAAAAGCCTGCTATTCAACATCGATCAGAAGGCGACTCTGATCGCCAAGGATCAAACGGACGCACTGCTCAAGGTCTTCGTCAAAGTTTTCGATGAGAGTCGCGGCTACTTCGGCAACGACGGCGCCGTCGCCCGGTTCGAGGAAGATCTGGACAAGCGCGGCCAGTACGAGTCGTTCAAGGCAGCGTTCGCCAAGTATGCCGGAATCGACTGGTCGCAGGGGCGTGAGCAGACGGCCCTCGAAGGCCACAACATCGACAAGGCGTTCGCCGAGGTCAACGGCGAGGCGAATCCGGGGATTATCGCGCAGTATCAGAAGTCCTACGCCGTTTCGATCGAGGACTTCGCCACCTCGGTCAAAGCCTGGATCGACACGCAAGAACCAGGCTTCCGGCTCAACTTCTTCGTTGACGAGGTCGGCCAGTTCATTGCGGACGACGTCAAGCTCATGCTGAACCTTCAGACGATCGCCGAGTCCTTGAACACAAAGTGCAAGGGCCAGTCGTGGGTCTTCGTCACCTCACAGGAGGACATGGACAAGGTCATCGGCGACCGCACCAAGCAGCAGGGCAACGACTTCTCCAAGATCCAGGCCCGGTTCAGTGCCAAGGTGAAGCTCACCAGTCAGGACGTCGAAGAGGTCATCAGTAAGCGTCTGCTCGAGAAGAACGACGCGGGTGCTGCTGAGCTCATGGCGATCCATGCCAAGGAAGCTGCAAATTTCAAGACGATCTTCGACTTCGTCGATGGAGCGAAGACCTACCGCAACTACGTCGATGGTGGACGGTTCATCAGCACGTACCCGTTCGTCACCTACCAGATCCCGATGTTCCAGGCGGCAATCGAGGGTCTGTCCGACCACAACATGTTCGAGGGTAAGAACAGTTCAGTCGGTGAGCGCTCAATGCTCGGCGTGGTCCAGGAGGTAGCCAAGCGCATCGGCACCGAGCAGGTGGGCTATCTCGCGACCTTCGACCAGATGTTCGCTGGCATCAGTGCCGCGCTGAAGTCGGCCGCTCAGAGCGCCATCCTCCAGGCTGAGAAGCATCTGCCCGACCCCGGCTCTGAGGTGACGATCCTCGCTAACAGGCTGCTCAAGGCGCTCTTCCTGGTCAAGTACGTCGATACGTTCAAGGCCACGCCCCGCAACCTCACCGTGCTGGTCTACGACCGCTTCGGGCTCGACCTCACCGGGCTGGGCAAGCAGGTGCAGGAGGCACTCAACCTGCTGGAGGCGCAGTCGTATGTCCAGCGCAATGGGAACGTTTACGAGTACCTCACCAACGAGGAGCAGGAGATTGAGAAGGAGATCAAGGCTGTCGACGTCGACTCCTCGGAGGTCTCCAGCAAGCTCTTCAAGTACCTCTCGACCGACATCCTCAAGACCAACAAGCTCAAGTACGCGAAGAACGGCCAGGACTTCTCGTTCGGCTACAAGCTCGACGACGTGCCCCACGGAAATCAGCGTGAGCTGACCATTCACTTCATCACGCCCGAGACAAGCTACAGCGACTCCGAAATCGCGGCCCAGAGCATGGGTCGGGACGAGCTGCGAGTGTTCCTCGGTCGTGACAAGCGGCTGCTCGCAGATCTGCGTCTGCTGCTCAAGACAGAGAAATACACCAAACAGCGAACCAACTCTGGGGCGACGCCTTCCATGCAGGCGGTCCTCCAGTCGAAGCAGGTACTGAACGCCGACCGCGAGAAGGAGCTCATCGAGCGCCTCCGCCAGGCTGTCGGCAAGGCGCAGTTGATCATCAACGCCGCCGAGATTCCCTCCAGCTCCCAGGATGCCGCGACTCGCGTGTCAGACGGATTCCAGGAGCTCGTCAGCCGGACTTACACGAACCTCGGGTTACTCGGCGGCAAGGTCTACCCCGAGCAGCAAGTAGCTGGCGCGGTCCAAAACGAGACGGGGCTGTTCGACGCGGCGGCGCTCAGCGCGCTCAACTCGCCGGGTGCGGAGATGGAGTCCTGGGTCATCAGCCAGACGGGCCTCGGCGAACAGGTGACGATCAAGAAGGTCACCGATCACTTCGAGACCAAACCCTACGGGTGGGACCTCGGCTCCATCGAAGTCGTGTTGGGATGGCTGGTCGGCAACGGCAAAGTGGCACTGAGCGTCGACTCCAACATGGTCGCCCGGACCGAAGCCGCGAGCCTCATCCGAAACACCGGCAAGCATCCGTATGTCGTCGTCGCACCCAAAAAGGCATACGACCACGCGAAGGTCGCCGCGTTCAAGAAGTTCTGCACCGACTTCTTCGACGAAGGTGCCGTACCGAGCGACCCCACTGAACTCGCCCGATTCGGCAAGGACAAGCTGACCGCCAGGCGCGACGAACTCAATGCGCTCGTCAGCAGTAGCCGGTACCCCTTCGTAAGCCAGCTCGCCGGCGTCGTCGCTCTGCTCGACAAGGTCGTTGGCAAGCAGGCCGACTGGTACCTCACCGACTTCGACACGGCCGACGAGCTGCTTGAAGCCAAGGAAGACCTGATCGACCCCATCAAGTCGTTCCTCAACGGTCAGCAGGCCACGATCTTCGACGAGGCCCAGGCCCTCCTGAGTGCCAACGCCGGAAATCTCGGCTACCTCCCTACGGGAAGCGCCGAAATGGTGAGAGCCCTGCTCGCGGATGCCAGCGCTTTCCGTGGCAACAAGATGAACCAGCTCAAGGCCGCAGCTGACACCTTGCGAGGGCAGATCAACGACATCATCGCCGTCAAGCGTTCGGATGTGGCCGCGGCGATCGAGGGGCGCCGGGCCGAGATCCTCGGCAGCACCTACTACGCCAACGCCACGCCCGCCGCACAGGAGAGCGTGATACAGCGGATCGACGGCATCCTTGCGCGTCTCAGTGGCGAGACGCAGGCCGCGCTCATCCTCCAGGCCGGCGTGACGTTCGAGCAGGACGACTATCCGGCCCTGCTGAGCCGACTCGTCGAGGCGCAGCAGGGCGGGGATGACGACGCTCCGCCGCCGAAGCCGATGGTGTCAGTCAAATCGATCAGCGTGCCCGGCGTCTCGGGTGTCCTGGAATCCGAGGCCGACGTCGATAGCTACCTCACCAAGTACCGCGCCGCGCTCGTCGCGACCCTCAACGACGGAAAGCGAATCACGCTCTGA
- a CDS encoding DUF1788 domain-containing protein: protein MSLHSKPTLAQHEEHLFRVLSSERFLRMEGLGNEVAHFIYDYDPAWALDVARAKKRITTKLDTERGIKVFEINLYDLCVELLKARNVWERVLAAESTMDKPDFLKMLQNMLDPQMHLAPAIKERIAGESFQILFLTGIGEVFPFVRSHTVLNNLQTVVSDKPMLMFFPGRYEVSATQGSALVLFGQLKDDSFYRAKRILDQEA from the coding sequence ATGTCCCTGCACTCGAAGCCAACGCTGGCCCAGCACGAGGAACACCTGTTCAGAGTGCTGAGCAGTGAGCGATTCCTGAGGATGGAGGGGCTCGGCAATGAAGTCGCGCACTTCATCTACGACTACGACCCTGCATGGGCGCTCGACGTCGCCCGTGCCAAGAAACGCATCACGACGAAGCTCGACACCGAACGGGGTATCAAGGTCTTCGAGATCAATCTCTACGACCTGTGCGTCGAGCTGCTCAAGGCGCGTAACGTGTGGGAGCGCGTTCTGGCGGCGGAGTCGACGATGGATAAGCCCGACTTCCTCAAGATGCTCCAGAACATGCTCGACCCGCAGATGCACCTCGCCCCGGCGATCAAGGAGCGGATCGCCGGAGAGTCCTTCCAGATTCTCTTCCTGACAGGCATCGGCGAGGTCTTTCCGTTCGTGCGCTCGCACACGGTGCTCAACAATCTGCAGACCGTCGTCTCGGACAAACCGATGCTGATGTTCTTCCCCGGACGTTACGAGGTATCGGCCACGCAAGGATCGGCACTCGTATTGTTCGGCCAGCTGAAAGACGACTCCTTCTACCGCGCCAAGCGCATCCTCGACCAGGAAGCATGA
- a CDS encoding DUF1819 family protein has protein sequence MSSNSAATSRYALSFTTGGLLERQALFLAPVYAEHRDWKKVRDIAVDQNLLQGRTRTTGVRLVRETVRRMSALADREIEMLSDATASERGHLMWVAACRQYDLIGEFAEEVLRERFLTLAGTVSHDDYDSFYRTKAMWHEELDAVSSATYKKLRQVLFRMMVEAGLLTPDGAIEPVLLSARITASLAASTPSEVRFFPTRES, from the coding sequence GTGAGCAGTAACTCGGCCGCAACGTCGCGCTACGCGCTGTCGTTTACGACCGGTGGCCTGCTGGAGAGACAGGCGCTCTTCTTGGCGCCCGTGTACGCCGAGCATCGTGACTGGAAGAAGGTGCGAGACATAGCCGTCGACCAGAATCTTCTCCAGGGCCGAACTCGCACCACTGGGGTTCGCCTTGTTCGGGAGACGGTCAGGCGGATGTCCGCGCTCGCGGATCGAGAAATTGAGATGCTCAGCGACGCGACAGCCTCGGAGCGGGGGCACCTTATGTGGGTTGCGGCTTGCCGCCAGTATGACCTCATCGGTGAGTTCGCAGAGGAGGTGCTCCGCGAGCGCTTCCTCACTCTGGCGGGCACTGTCTCGCACGACGATTACGACTCGTTCTACCGAACGAAGGCAATGTGGCACGAGGAGCTGGACGCCGTTTCATCTGCCACCTACAAGAAGCTCCGGCAGGTACTTTTCCGGATGATGGTCGAGGCAGGTTTGTTGACCCCGGACGGTGCAATCGAACCCGTGCTGTTGTCCGCTCGCATAACCGCTTCTCTCGCCGCTAGCACCCCGAGCGAGGTCCGTTTCTTCCCAACGAGGGAGTCCTGA